From Rutidosis leptorrhynchoides isolate AG116_Rl617_1_P2 chromosome 3, CSIRO_AGI_Rlap_v1, whole genome shotgun sequence, a single genomic window includes:
- the LOC139901070 gene encoding premnaspirodiene oxygenase-like: MEFHISSILIAIFVTIFVTIFSLFKKPNLNPKFPPPGPWKLPLIGNIFSMVSRQSTHFVLRDLARKYGPLMHLQLGEISTLIVSSPQVAKEILIKNDLAFANRPEIQAGKIILYNNSDIAFSPYGNYWRQLRKICTSELLSPKKVQSFSYIREEEVKFTIESIRTSSGSLINLSEKIFTLMNTISSRAAFGKIFKDQDLLMKMLKKMTDVGGGFDVEDLFPSYKFLQVFTRTSSKLARIHQNLDSIFNKVLDEHEKQKKKLVGVKEGVDTEDMVDILFRLKDSGDLEYPISTDNIKAVILDLFNAGTDSSASTVEWAMSELIRNPDVLKKAQAEVREAFKGKELVQVNDIQRLKYLKLVIKETLRLHPVVPLLLPRECRESCEINGYVIPIKTRVIVNAWALGRDPEFWQDPECFLPERFINGSFDFTGRNLWYIPFGAGRRMCPGGIFGLASVEIVLSHLLYNFDWNLPEDVKPELDISDTSGATCRRKNSLYLIATPYIPL; encoded by the exons ATGGAATTTCATATCTCCTCTATCCTCATAGCTATATTTGTAACTATATTTGTAACTATCTTTTCTTTGTTCAAAAAACCAAATTTAAATCCAAAGTTTCCACCACCTGGTCCATGGAAGCTACCTTTAATTGGAAACATATTTTCCATGGTGAGTAGACAATCAACACATTTTGTCCTCCGAGACCTGGCAAGAAAATATGGTCCGCTAATGCATCTTCAACTTGGTGAGATTTCAACGTTGATTGTTTCGTCACCCCAAGTGGCAAAAGAGATCCTGATAAAGAATGATCTTGCATTTGCAAACAGACCTGAAATTCAAGCTGGCAAGATCATCTTGTATAACAACAGCGATATTGCATTTTCTCCATATGGTAATTACTGGAGGCAGCTAAGAAAGATCTGTACCTCAGAATTACTTAGTCCCAAGAAAGTTCAGTCGTTTTCTTATATTCGAGAGGAAGAGGTCAAGTTTACTATAGAATCAATTAGGACGTCGTCAGGGTCACTGATTAATCTTAGTGAAAAGATTTTTACGTTGATGAATACGATAAGTTCAAGAGCTGCTTTTGGAAAGATCTTCAAAGATCAAGATTTATTAATGAAGATGCTAAAGAAGATGACCGACGTAGGGGGAGGATTTGATGTAGAAGATTTATTTCCTTCTTATAAGTTTCTACAAGTTTTTACAAGGACAAGCTCGAAGTTAGCTAGAATCCATCAAAATCTTGATAGTATCTTTAACAAAGTCCTTGACGAACACGAAAAACAGAAGAAAAAACTTGTAGGGGTTAAAGAAGGAGTAGATACGGAAGATATGGTTGATATTCTTTTTAGACTCAAAGATAGTGGTGATCTTGAGTATCCTATCTCAACTGATAACATCAAAGCAGTGATATTG GATCTTTTTAACGCTGGGACTGATAGTTCTGCATCAACAGTGGAATGGGCCATGTCTGAACTCATTAGGAACCCCGATGTACTAAAAAAAGCACAAGCTGAAGTGCGGGAAGCTTTTAAAGGAAAAGAATTAGTACAGGTAAATGATATACAAAGATTAAAATATCTAAAGCTGGTGATCAAAGAAACTTTAAGGTTGCATCCTGTCGTTCCATTATTGCTTCCTAGAGAATGTCGTGAAAGTTGTGAAATTAACGGTTACGTTATTCCTATAAAAACAAGGGTCATAGTTAATGCATGGGCTCTTGGAAGGGATCCTGAATTTTGGCAGGATCCAGAATGTTTTCTACCCGAGAGGTTTATAAACGGTAGTTTTGATTTCACGGGTAGAAATTTGTGGTATATTCCATTTGGGGCTGGAAGGAGGATGTGTCCAGGTGGTATATTTGGTTTGGCGTCGGTTGAGATTGTATTATCTCACTTACTCTATAACTTTGACTGGAATTTGCCTGAAGACGTAAAGCCCGAATTGGACATCAGTGACACTTCTGGAGCAACCTGCAGGAGAAAAAATAGCTTGTATCTAATTGCCACTCCTTATATTCCACTATGA